The nucleotide sequence GGCGTCGAGGTGCTCGACGGCCCGGACGCCGCGACCGAGCTGGTCACCGCCTGCGGCGCCGACATCGTGCTGAACGGCATCACCGGCTCCCGCGGCCTCGGCCCGACCCTGGCCGCGCTCGCCACCGGCGCCCGGCTGGCGCTGGCGAACAAGGAGTCGCTGGTCGCCGGTGGTCCGCTGGTGCTCGCCGCGGCCGAACCCGGGCAGATCGTGCCGGTCGACTCCGAGCACTCGGCGCTGGCGCAGTGCCTGCGTGGCGAGCGGGTCGCCGAGGTGGATCGGCTGGTGCTGACCGCGTCCGGCGGGCCGTTCCGCGGCCGCACCAGGGACTCGCTCGCCGGCGTCACCGTCGAGCAGGCGTTGCAGCACCCGACCTGGGCGATGGGCCCGGTCGTCACGATCAACTCGGCGACGCTGGTGAACAAGGGCCTCGAGGTGATCGAGGCGCACCTGCTGTTCGGGGTGCCCTACGACCGGATCGACGTCACCGTGCACCCGCAGTCGATCGTGCACTCGATGGTCACCTTCGCCGACGGCTCGACGATGGCCCAGGCGTCGCCGCCGGACATGCGGCTGCCGATCGCGCTGGCGCTGGGCTGGCCGGACCGCATCGCCGGCGCCTCGGCGCCGTGCCGCTGGGACACCGCGCAGAGCTGGACCTTCGAGCCCCTCGACGACGACGCGTTCCCCGGAGTGCGGCTGGCCCGCGCCGCCGGGACCGCGGGGGGCTGCCTGCCCGCGGTGCTGAACGCGGCGAACGAGGAGCTGGTCGAGGCGTTCGTGCGCGGCCGGATCGGCTACCTCGGGATCACCGATCTGCTCGCCGAGGTCCTGGAGGCGGCCGACACCTGGACGGGTGACCCGGCTACCGTTACGGACGTGCTGGCGGCGGAGGAATGGGCCCGCGCCCATGCGAGGGAGAAGGCGGGTTCGTGACCATCTTCTGGACGATCGTCGGGATCGCGATCTTCTTCGTCGGGCTGCTGATTTCGATCGCCTGGCACGAGCTGGGGCACTTCGCCACCGCCCGCTGGTTCGGGATCAAGGTCCCCGAGTTCATGGTCGGCTTCGGCCGCACGATCTGGTCGGTGAAGCGCGGCGAGACCGAGTACGGGATCAAGGCGATCCCGCTCGGCGGCTACGTCCGGATGATCGGGATGCTGCCCCCGGCGCCCGGGAAGACGCTCGGCCGCAGCCGGCGCACCGGCCCGTTCCAGGGCCTGATGGACGACGCCAGGGCGCAGTCCCGGCTGGACGTGCTGCCCGAGGACGCCGACCGGCAGTTCTGGACCCGGTCGCCGTGGAAGCGGATCGTCGTGATGTTCGCCGGGCCGTTCATGAATCTGATCCTGGCGGTCGGGCTGTTCGCGGTCCTGCTGATGGGAGTCGGGCAGGCGACCGACGGCACCCGCATCCGGGACGTCAGCGAGTGTGTCGTCCCGGCGAGTGTCGCCGCGACACAGGAGGTCGAACAGTGCCCGGTGGACGCGCCGCCCACCCCCGCAGCCGGCGCCGGGCTGCTCCCCGGCGACCGGGTCGTGAGCTTCGCGGGCCGGGCCATCGAAGAGGCGCAGGGCCAGCAGCTGCGTGAGGCGATCCGGGTCGCTTCGGGCCCGACGCCGATCGTCGTCGACCGCGACGGTGTGCGGGTCACCACATCGGTGAACATCATCGACAACGAGGTGCAGGACTTCCAGGACTCGACGCGCACCGTGACCGCGGGCTTCATCGGGGTATCGCTGTTGCCCGACTACGTCCGGCAGGGGCCCGGCACCGTGGCGACCGAGATCGGGTCCATGATCGTCCGCACCGGCGAGGCGATCACCAAGATCCCGGAACGCGTCCCCGCCGTCTTCGGTGCCGCGTTCCTCGGTGAGGAGCGCGAGCCGGACAGCCCGGTCGGGGTCGTCGGGGTCTCCCGTATCGGCGGTGAGATCCTCGCCCAGGAAAACGTGCCCTGGCAGCAGGACGTATCACTGTTCCTCGGGCTCCTGGCGGCGGTGAACATCTCGCTGTTCCTGCTCAACCTGCTGCCGATCCCGCCGCTGGACGGCGGGCAGATCGTCCCGGCGATCTGGGAATCGATCAAGCGGAACACCGCGCGTGCGCTGGGGAGACCGGACCCCGGTCCGGTCGACGCGGCCCGGCTCCTCCCGGTGGCCTATGTATTCGTCCTCGTCTTCCTCGGCTTCTCGCTGATCCTCGCGATCGCCGACATCGTCAACCCCGTGCCGTTCTTCGGATGAGCGCCGAGCACAGCCTCCGGCCGCTTGCGGTGTTCGACATCGACGGCGTGCTGGCCGACGTCTCGCACCGGCTGCACTTCCTCGACGTACACCGGTGGGAGAAGTTCTTCGCCGCCGCGCACGCCGATCCGCTGCTCGAGGAGGGTGCGCAGCGGCTGGAGGCGGCGCTGGAGCGCTACGACGTCGTCTACCTGACCGGGCGCCCGGAGCGGAACCGCCGGCTCACCGAGGACTGGCTGGCCGGGTTCGGCCTGGCCACCGGCCCGCTGTACATGCGGCCCGACGACGACCACCGGCCGGCCCGCTACGTCAAGCGCGAGGTGCTGCGCCGCCTGGTCCGTGAGCGGGAGATCGCGATGATCATCGACGACGATCCGGCCGTCGTGCGGGTGCTGGCCGACGACGGCTGGCCGGTCGAGCTCGCCACCTGGCTGCCGCACTCGTCGACGCTGCAGGACGCCCAGGAGAAGCACGGCCGCACCTGACACGGCCGGCCGCGCGGCGTGCGTCCGCTCACCGGGAACGGCGGCCCGGCCGCAGCGATGGGATAGTGGCGATCGTGAGCGTTTCCCTGGGTATGCCGTCCGCGCCCGCGCCGACCCTTGCCCCGCGCCGCAGGACCCGTCAGCTGCAGGTCGGTCAGGTCGGGGTCGGCTCCGAGCACCCGATCTCCGTGCAGTCGATGACGACCACCCTGACCTCCGACATCAACGCGACGCTGCAGCAGATCGCCGAGCTGACCGCGTCCGGCTGCGACATCGTCCGGGTCGCCTGCCCGTCCGCCGACGACGCCGAGGCACTCCCCGCGATCGCGGCGAAGTCGCAGATCCCGGTGATCGCCGACATCCACTTCCAGCCGAAGTACGTCTTCGCCGCGATCGAGGCGGGCTGTGCGGCCGTCCGGGTCAACCCGGGCAACATCCGCAAGTTCGACGACCAGGTGAAGGAGATCGCCCAGGCCGCGAAGGACCACGGCACCCCGATCCGGATCGGGGTCAACGCGGGCTCGCTGGACAAGCGGCTGATGGAGAAGTACGGCAAGGCGACGCCCGAGGCGCTCGCCGAGTCGGCCATGTGGGAGGCGGGCCTGTTCGCCGAGCACGACTTCCACGACATCAAGATCTCGGTCAAGCACAACGACCCGGTCGTCATGGTGCGCGCCTACGAGCTGCTCGCCGAGCAGTGCGACTACCCGCTGCACCTGGGCGTCACCGAGGCCGGCCCGGCGTTCCAGGGCACGATCAAGTCCGCCGTCGCGTTCGGCGCTCTGCTGCGCCAGGGGATCGGCGACACCATCCGGGTCTCGCTGTCCGCGCCGCCGGTCGAGGAGATCAAGGTCGGTCAGCAGATCCTGGAGTCGCTGAACCTGCGTCCGCGCAAGCTCGAGATCGTGTCCTGCCCGTCCTGCGGGCGCGCCCAGGTCGACGTCTACACCCTCGCCGACGAGGTCACCGCCGGTCTGACGGGCATGGAGGTCCCGCTGCGCGTCGCCGTCATGGGCTGCGTGGTGAACGGGCCGGGCGAGGCCCGCGAGGCCGATCTCGGCGTCGCGTCGGGCAACGGCAAGGGCCAGATCTTCGTCAAGGGCGAGGTCATCAAGACCGTCCCCGAGCACAAGATCGTGGAGACCCTGATCGAGGAGGCCATGCGGCTCGCCGAGGAGATGGGTGAGGCCGTCCCGGGCGAACCGCAGGTGACGGTCGGCTGATCGTCGAGCGGCGTGGCATCATGAGTCACGTGCTGAGGGTGGCCGGTGCACGGCTTCTCGACGATCGTCACCGCTCCGGGGTGCACGATGTGCTCGACGCCGACCCCGTCGCCGCCTGCATGGTCGCGGCGCGGGTCGAGGCGGTCGGCCTGGATCCGTGGCGGCTCGGCGGTGAGCTGTGGTCACACGGCGGCCCGGCGGAGGGTCTCTGTTTCTCCGGGGCGAACCTCGTGCCGCTGCGCGGTGAGCGAGCCGCGTTGCGTGCGTTCGCCGACCGGGCCCGCCGCGCCGGCCGGGCCTGCTCGTCGCTGGTCGGCCGCGCCGAGCTGGTGCTGCCCATGTGGGACGAGCTGTCATCGGTCTGGGGCCCGGCCCGCGAGGTCCGCCCGGACCAGCCGCTGATGACGCTCACCGGCATGCCGGCCGTCCCGCCGGATCCGCACGTGCGGCCGGTCCGGATCGACGAGCTGGACCGCTACCTGCCGGCCGCGGTCGCGATGTTCACCGAGGAGGTCGGCGTCGACCCGCGCGACGGCGACGGCGGTGCCGGCTACCGCGCCCGGGTCGCCGAGCTGATCACCTCCGGCCGGGCGTTCGCCCGGTTCCAGGACGGTGAGGTCGTGTTCAAAGCCGAGATCGGCGCGTTGTCCCGGCAGGTCGGTCAGATCCAGGGGGTCTGGGTGCACCC is from Pseudonocardia autotrophica and encodes:
- the ispG gene encoding flavodoxin-dependent (E)-4-hydroxy-3-methylbut-2-enyl-diphosphate synthase; translation: MSVSLGMPSAPAPTLAPRRRTRQLQVGQVGVGSEHPISVQSMTTTLTSDINATLQQIAELTASGCDIVRVACPSADDAEALPAIAAKSQIPVIADIHFQPKYVFAAIEAGCAAVRVNPGNIRKFDDQVKEIAQAAKDHGTPIRIGVNAGSLDKRLMEKYGKATPEALAESAMWEAGLFAEHDFHDIKISVKHNDPVVMVRAYELLAEQCDYPLHLGVTEAGPAFQGTIKSAVAFGALLRQGIGDTIRVSLSAPPVEEIKVGQQILESLNLRPRKLEIVSCPSCGRAQVDVYTLADEVTAGLTGMEVPLRVAVMGCVVNGPGEAREADLGVASGNGKGQIFVKGEVIKTVPEHKIVETLIEEAMRLAEEMGEAVPGEPQVTVG
- a CDS encoding M50 family metallopeptidase — encoded protein: MTIFWTIVGIAIFFVGLLISIAWHELGHFATARWFGIKVPEFMVGFGRTIWSVKRGETEYGIKAIPLGGYVRMIGMLPPAPGKTLGRSRRTGPFQGLMDDARAQSRLDVLPEDADRQFWTRSPWKRIVVMFAGPFMNLILAVGLFAVLLMGVGQATDGTRIRDVSECVVPASVAATQEVEQCPVDAPPTPAAGAGLLPGDRVVSFAGRAIEEAQGQQLREAIRVASGPTPIVVDRDGVRVTTSVNIIDNEVQDFQDSTRTVTAGFIGVSLLPDYVRQGPGTVATEIGSMIVRTGEAITKIPERVPAVFGAAFLGEEREPDSPVGVVGVSRIGGEILAQENVPWQQDVSLFLGLLAAVNISLFLLNLLPIPPLDGGQIVPAIWESIKRNTARALGRPDPGPVDAARLLPVAYVFVLVFLGFSLILAIADIVNPVPFFG
- a CDS encoding GNAT family N-acetyltransferase, coding for MLRVAGARLLDDRHRSGVHDVLDADPVAACMVAARVEAVGLDPWRLGGELWSHGGPAEGLCFSGANLVPLRGERAALRAFADRARRAGRACSSLVGRAELVLPMWDELSSVWGPAREVRPDQPLMTLTGMPAVPPDPHVRPVRIDELDRYLPAAVAMFTEEVGVDPRDGDGGAGYRARVAELITSGRAFARFQDGEVVFKAEIGALSRQVGQIQGVWVHPAWRGHGFGTSGTASVAVALGAMGRCASLYVNAFNSPARAAYRRVGFAQVAQFATVLF
- a CDS encoding phosphatase domain-containing protein, which codes for MSAEHSLRPLAVFDIDGVLADVSHRLHFLDVHRWEKFFAAAHADPLLEEGAQRLEAALERYDVVYLTGRPERNRRLTEDWLAGFGLATGPLYMRPDDDHRPARYVKREVLRRLVREREIAMIIDDDPAVVRVLADDGWPVELATWLPHSSTLQDAQEKHGRT
- the dxr gene encoding 1-deoxy-D-xylulose-5-phosphate reductoisomerase, which produces MKSLVVVGSTGSIGTQALDVITRAGGFTVSGLAAGGSDVDLLVSQVRAHRVGRVAVASASAAARLREELPGVEVLDGPDAATELVTACGADIVLNGITGSRGLGPTLAALATGARLALANKESLVAGGPLVLAAAEPGQIVPVDSEHSALAQCLRGERVAEVDRLVLTASGGPFRGRTRDSLAGVTVEQALQHPTWAMGPVVTINSATLVNKGLEVIEAHLLFGVPYDRIDVTVHPQSIVHSMVTFADGSTMAQASPPDMRLPIALALGWPDRIAGASAPCRWDTAQSWTFEPLDDDAFPGVRLARAAGTAGGCLPAVLNAANEELVEAFVRGRIGYLGITDLLAEVLEAADTWTGDPATVTDVLAAEEWARAHAREKAGS